In Palaemon carinicauda isolate YSFRI2023 chromosome 18, ASM3689809v2, whole genome shotgun sequence, a genomic segment contains:
- the LOC137657421 gene encoding protein FAM200C-like, translating to MQKQQYTIGKKLVKPYMVEAACLVLDQNCVNKFNQIVSNFFEEENLLWSKLVGVCTDGALSIIGFNSVYMTLVETNNPGIIKKYCLIHREALVSKTLPDPLEDTLEIIVKRRALITRIFCRLCQDMYSAQQDLFYKSVCWLLKDNVLVRVFEFLDELQIFLTAQVKKTEQLLNDIQGPFE from the exons ATGCAGAAGCAGCAATACACAATTGGTAAGAAGCTTGTTAAACCTTATATGGTAGAGGCTGCTTGTCTTGTCCTTGATCAGAACTGTGTCAACAAATTTAATCAGATAG TGTCTAACTTCTTTGAAGAAGAAAATCTCTTGTGGTCAAAATTGGTTGGTGTCTGCACAGACGGAGCTCTCAGCATAATTGGTTTCAATTCAGTATATATGACTCTGGTTGAAACAAATAACCCAGGCATCATTAAAAAATACTGCCTGATCCACCGTGAGGCTCTTGTCTCCAAGACGCTTCCTGATCCTCTCGAAGATACCTTGGAAATCATAGTCAAAAGACGGGCACTCATCACCAGGATTTTTTGTAGATTGTGCCAAGACATGTATTCTGCTCAACAAGACCTCTTCTACAAATCTGTTTGTTGGCTGTTAAAGGATAATGTTCTCGTTCGTGTATTTGAATTCCTTGATGAATTGCAGATATTTCTGACAGCCCAAGTGAAGAAAACAGAGCAGCTGTTAAATGACATTCAGGGGCCATTTGAATAG